A stretch of the Sorangium aterium genome encodes the following:
- a CDS encoding RrF2 family transcriptional regulator, with protein sequence MHQCIWLAVKLSNKGRYGVRALFDIAFHNDGRPTQIREISEREVIPARFLEQIFQDLKKAGLISSKRGPRGGYHLARPASEISLGDVVRALEGPVAVIAPDDDGRPEGSPLDPPTAVFHDLALAIERCFDSVSIADVCERGVELGVRRKGRPERSTYVI encoded by the coding sequence ATGCACCAATGCATATGGCTGGCGGTGAAGCTCTCGAACAAGGGTCGCTACGGTGTGCGCGCATTGTTCGATATCGCATTCCACAACGACGGGCGGCCGACGCAGATCCGCGAGATCTCGGAGCGTGAGGTCATCCCTGCGCGCTTCCTGGAGCAGATCTTCCAGGACCTGAAGAAGGCCGGGCTCATCAGCTCGAAGCGGGGGCCGCGCGGCGGTTATCACCTCGCGCGGCCCGCGAGCGAGATCAGCCTGGGGGACGTCGTCCGCGCCCTGGAGGGGCCGGTCGCCGTGATCGCGCCGGATGACGACGGCAGGCCGGAGGGCTCGCCGCTCGACCCGCCCACGGCCGTGTTCCACGATCTGGCGCTCGCGATCGAGCGCTGCTTCGACTCGGTCTCGATCGCCGACGTCTGCGAGCGCGGCGTCGAGCTCGGCGTGCGCCGCAAGGGGCGGCCCGAGCGCTCGACCTACGTGATCTGA
- a CDS encoding helix-turn-helix domain-containing protein codes for MKTQYTLLSGETVEFPTPAGELGAFLSRVLVAARDPSVSDVELLDLVLGQENPLLDRTAVAGRSVATADVYRDPTFHVMLDCVARKRLPPDSAVLTPRTRFTMTVPDAAQQLGISESAVRQAIYAGRLRASKEGGTYYLDPQSVAGYRVSKRGPRRQDQMAKGPPGAALDARIGSGPDASFRVKHSRDDFELTEKRGPEWTGMIPAGWRRIAVLGTSKDRSRYWEIEPADGESVLHFEGFYLRGGFRIVETVSTSQRAVAAFKDFEPR; via the coding sequence ATGAAGACGCAATACACGCTGCTGTCCGGCGAGACGGTCGAGTTCCCGACGCCGGCGGGCGAGCTCGGCGCCTTTCTGTCCCGGGTCCTGGTGGCGGCCAGGGATCCGTCGGTGTCCGACGTCGAGCTGCTGGATCTCGTGCTCGGCCAGGAGAACCCGTTGCTGGACAGGACCGCCGTCGCGGGCCGGAGCGTCGCGACCGCGGACGTGTACCGCGACCCGACCTTCCACGTGATGCTCGACTGCGTCGCGCGGAAGCGCCTGCCGCCCGATTCGGCGGTCCTCACGCCGCGGACGCGCTTCACGATGACGGTGCCGGACGCCGCGCAGCAGCTCGGCATCTCGGAGAGCGCTGTGCGCCAGGCGATCTACGCGGGGCGGCTGCGCGCGAGCAAGGAAGGGGGCACCTACTACCTCGATCCGCAGTCGGTGGCGGGCTACCGGGTGAGCAAGCGGGGACCGCGGCGCCAGGACCAGATGGCGAAGGGACCGCCCGGGGCCGCGCTCGACGCGCGCATCGGCTCGGGGCCGGACGCGAGCTTCCGGGTGAAGCACAGCCGCGACGACTTCGAGCTGACGGAGAAGCGCGGCCCCGAGTGGACGGGCATGATCCCGGCGGGGTGGCGGCGGATCGCGGTGCTGGGCACGTCGAAGGACCGCTCGCGCTACTGGGAGATCGAGCCCGCCGACGGCGAGAGCGTGCTGCACTTCGAGGGGTTCTACCTGCGCGGCGGCTTCCGCATCGTCGAGACCGTGAGCACGTCGCAGCGGGCCGTGGCGGCGTTCAAGGATTTCGAGCCGCGATGA
- a CDS encoding HesA/MoeB/ThiF family protein: protein MSGGGEAIRGCVLLVGAGGIAAPAALALAAAGVRELRVADDDQVELTNLHRQILFDDDDVGRPKLDAFAEALRRRFPGLRVDRRYGRFAPSAAAGLMPGVSVVVDATDNFASRFLIADVCRLTRTPVVHAAAIRWRATVMAVAGEGAPCYRCLFEDLPTGDAPDCATAGVAGPVCGVAGAIAADRALAILAGDASIFGRIATYDGLTDTLRSVPVSARPACDLCGARAAIATIDASRYVVACAAESGSPTHVEGDREGGSPTHVEGDREGGSPTHVEGDREGGSPTHVEGDREGGSPTHVEGDREGESPTAAVKDRESGSSTHLKTGEQDHG from the coding sequence ATGAGCGGCGGCGGCGAGGCGATCCGCGGGTGCGTCCTCCTCGTCGGGGCGGGGGGGATCGCCGCGCCCGCCGCGCTCGCGCTCGCCGCTGCCGGGGTGCGGGAGCTGCGGGTCGCGGACGACGACCAGGTCGAGCTGACGAACTTGCATCGTCAGATCCTGTTCGACGACGACGACGTCGGGCGGCCGAAGCTCGACGCGTTCGCGGAGGCGCTGCGCCGTCGCTTCCCCGGGCTCCGCGTCGATCGCCGTTACGGCCGCTTCGCGCCGAGCGCGGCGGCGGGGCTGATGCCGGGCGTCTCCGTGGTGGTCGACGCGACCGACAACTTCGCGTCGCGGTTCCTGATCGCCGACGTGTGCCGCCTGACGAGGACGCCGGTGGTCCATGCCGCCGCGATCCGCTGGCGCGCGACGGTGATGGCGGTCGCGGGGGAGGGGGCGCCCTGCTACCGCTGCCTGTTCGAGGACCTGCCGACCGGGGACGCGCCGGATTGCGCCACGGCCGGCGTGGCTGGCCCGGTGTGCGGCGTGGCCGGCGCGATCGCGGCGGATCGCGCGCTGGCGATCCTCGCGGGCGACGCGTCGATCTTCGGCCGGATCGCGACGTACGACGGCCTCACGGACACGCTGCGCAGCGTCCCTGTCTCCGCGCGGCCCGCCTGCGACCTCTGCGGGGCGCGCGCCGCGATCGCGACGATCGACGCATCCCGCTACGTCGTCGCATGCGCGGCGGAGAGCGGATCCCCGACCCACGTTGAAGGGGACCGCGAAGGCGGATCCCCGACCCACGTTGAAGGGGACCGCGAAGGCGGATCCCCGACCCACGTTGAAGGGGACCGCGAAGGCGGATCCCCGACCCACGTTGAAGGGGACCGCGAAGGCGGATCCCCGACCCACGTTGAAGGGGACCGCGAAGGCGAATCCCCGACCGCTGCTGTAAAGGACCGCGAGAGCGGATCCTCGACCCACCTCAAGACTGGAGAGCAAGACCATGGCTGA
- a CDS encoding bifunctional metallophosphatase/5'-nucleotidase, with the protein MLGAVEPTPAAPVASGVARALAACAVALGLCAAGCEEEAPPTRLVGQVHLTLLHTSDIHSRLFPYNLQLGQVDAGLGLGAAASVANVGGAARMSHLLGRERARSSRALHLDGGDCFQGAPIFNFYSGEAEIRALGAMGVDAMIVANHEFDRGALNLGIQLQQNAGFPVLAANYQLEDPAQPGASPLGAILQPFTVFDLEGLKVGVVGMGNLSSLPSIFEAPNRLGVTPLNTTEVAQFYVDLLRPTVDVIVFVTHLGLDGDERMIETTTGIDVVLGGHNHIVLQPPKRVRDCSRYYDEERQSHYILLNDERSPGEGAKRRRYCTPRDVVLAHSGAFAKFVGRLDLVLSRDASELGGGYDPLNGFEVLSDRYELFPVTEDVPADPIVASALEPYAQGLDALANLDLLVGYAPGGSRGASTSGGDSPLGNLIAGAMWLRLGIQTDFALTNTTGIRADLAPGPVTVEQMFNVFPFDNSISKMQLSGLEVQELFDFVARRSSGRGCVSQAQIAGARVVIDCAARSGGGAAPGVATHVYIGARQPTIACPNGDADCPGGEVGSCDVEARRCWQPIDPIATYELATSSYLAQGGSGFRVLQRNTTQLDTQVQQRDALIDHLRAGSPCGADDRGELASCRRDADCAGVGEGFVCACPESVVEGQACKTGAAPCSRGACVLARCRDDVAAYQRDVCAEAPTDWVRERCESALAPCSAAGEQCKYLACVDRRLGSFSDGRLRMVGQ; encoded by the coding sequence GTGCTCGGTGCGGTGGAGCCGACGCCTGCGGCGCCGGTCGCGTCCGGCGTGGCGCGCGCGCTGGCCGCCTGCGCGGTGGCGCTCGGCCTGTGCGCGGCGGGCTGCGAGGAGGAGGCGCCGCCGACGCGGCTCGTCGGCCAGGTGCACCTGACGCTGCTCCACACGTCGGACATCCACTCGCGGCTCTTCCCGTACAACCTGCAGCTCGGCCAGGTGGACGCGGGGCTCGGCCTCGGCGCGGCCGCCTCGGTCGCCAACGTCGGCGGCGCCGCGCGCATGTCCCATCTCCTCGGCCGCGAGCGCGCCCGGTCGTCGCGCGCGCTGCACCTCGACGGAGGAGACTGCTTCCAGGGGGCGCCGATCTTCAATTTCTACTCCGGAGAGGCCGAGATCCGCGCCCTCGGCGCGATGGGCGTCGACGCCATGATCGTCGCCAACCACGAGTTCGACCGCGGCGCGCTGAACCTCGGCATCCAGCTCCAGCAGAACGCCGGCTTCCCCGTCCTCGCGGCGAACTACCAGCTCGAGGACCCCGCGCAGCCCGGCGCCTCTCCGCTCGGCGCCATCCTGCAGCCGTTCACGGTCTTCGACCTCGAGGGCCTCAAGGTCGGCGTCGTCGGGATGGGCAATCTCTCCAGCCTGCCATCGATCTTCGAGGCGCCGAACCGGCTCGGCGTCACCCCGCTGAACACGACCGAGGTCGCCCAGTTCTACGTCGATCTGCTCCGCCCCACGGTGGACGTCATCGTCTTCGTCACCCACCTCGGCCTCGACGGCGACGAGCGGATGATCGAGACCACGACGGGCATCGACGTCGTGCTCGGCGGGCACAACCACATCGTCCTCCAGCCGCCGAAGCGCGTGCGCGACTGCTCGCGGTACTACGACGAGGAGCGGCAGAGCCATTACATCCTCCTGAACGACGAGCGCTCCCCCGGGGAGGGCGCGAAGCGCCGGCGCTACTGTACGCCACGCGACGTGGTGCTCGCGCACTCCGGCGCGTTCGCGAAGTTCGTCGGCCGGCTCGACCTCGTGCTGTCCAGGGACGCCTCCGAGCTCGGGGGCGGCTACGACCCGCTGAACGGCTTCGAGGTGCTGTCGGATCGGTACGAGCTCTTCCCGGTGACCGAGGACGTGCCCGCCGATCCGATCGTCGCCTCGGCGCTCGAGCCGTACGCGCAGGGGCTCGACGCGCTCGCGAACCTCGATCTCCTGGTCGGCTACGCGCCGGGCGGCTCCCGCGGCGCCTCGACGAGCGGCGGCGACTCGCCCCTCGGCAACCTCATCGCCGGGGCGATGTGGCTGCGCCTCGGCATCCAGACCGACTTCGCGCTCACGAACACGACAGGCATCCGCGCCGACCTCGCGCCCGGCCCGGTGACGGTCGAGCAGATGTTCAATGTCTTCCCCTTCGACAACTCGATCTCGAAGATGCAGCTCTCCGGCCTCGAGGTGCAGGAGCTCTTCGACTTCGTGGCGCGCCGATCGAGCGGCCGCGGGTGCGTCTCGCAGGCGCAGATCGCGGGCGCGCGGGTCGTCATCGACTGCGCCGCGCGCTCCGGAGGCGGCGCCGCGCCGGGCGTCGCGACCCACGTGTACATCGGCGCGCGCCAGCCGACGATCGCGTGCCCGAACGGCGACGCCGACTGTCCGGGCGGCGAGGTGGGCAGCTGCGACGTCGAGGCGAGGCGGTGCTGGCAGCCGATCGATCCGATCGCGACCTACGAGCTCGCGACGTCGAGCTACCTCGCCCAGGGCGGCAGCGGGTTCCGCGTGCTCCAGCGCAACACGACGCAGCTCGACACGCAGGTGCAGCAGCGCGACGCGCTGATCGACCACCTCCGCGCGGGCAGCCCGTGCGGCGCGGACGATCGCGGCGAGCTCGCGTCGTGCCGGCGGGACGCCGACTGCGCTGGCGTGGGCGAGGGCTTCGTCTGCGCGTGCCCCGAGTCGGTGGTCGAGGGGCAGGCGTGCAAGACAGGCGCCGCGCCGTGCTCCCGGGGCGCGTGTGTGCTCGCGCGTTGCCGCGACGACGTCGCCGCCTACCAGCGGGACGTCTGCGCCGAGGCCCCGACCGACTGGGTGCGGGAGCGGTGCGAGAGCGCGCTCGCCCCGTGCAGCGCCGCGGGCGAGCAGTGCAAGTACCTGGCGTGCGTCGACCGGCGGCTCGGCAGCTTCTCCGACGGCCGCTTGCGGATGGTGGGCCAGTGA
- the cysK gene encoding cysteine synthase A codes for MSSPERSAQSTGAPGAPGAPGAPAERAAQLPPLPSHPRVVDSLLDLVGDTPLYEIRRVDAATPRGRVFGKAEQQNPGGSLKDRICLAMIEGAEARGLLGAGGVVIEPTSGNTGIGLAIVCAAKGYRCILTMPASMSLERRQLLEAYGAEVVLTEPELQMEGAIARARELAADIPGALILSQFDNPDNPRVHAETTAREILHAMAGLDAPGRPGPRQSLTIDAFVAGVGTGGSVSGVGRVLKRLRRATRVIAVEPESCATISRGERGPTKIQGLAAGFVPENYDPSVVDEVRTVSDRAAYDTKAALARQEGLLVGISAGAAVRVALDVARELGPDANVVTVLCDTGERYFSLDEYFR; via the coding sequence ATGAGCAGCCCCGAACGATCCGCACAATCCACCGGCGCACCGGGCGCACCGGGCGCACCGGGCGCACCCGCGGAGCGCGCAGCGCAGCTCCCGCCGCTGCCGTCGCACCCGCGCGTCGTCGACAGCCTCCTCGACCTCGTCGGCGACACCCCGCTCTACGAGATCCGCCGCGTCGACGCGGCGACGCCCCGGGGGCGCGTCTTCGGGAAGGCCGAGCAGCAGAACCCGGGCGGCTCGCTGAAGGACCGGATCTGCCTCGCGATGATCGAGGGCGCCGAGGCGCGCGGGCTGCTCGGCGCGGGCGGCGTGGTCATCGAGCCGACGTCGGGGAACACCGGGATCGGGCTCGCGATCGTGTGCGCGGCGAAGGGGTACCGCTGCATCCTGACGATGCCGGCGAGCATGAGCCTGGAGCGGCGCCAGCTGCTCGAGGCCTACGGGGCGGAGGTCGTCCTGACCGAGCCCGAGCTGCAGATGGAGGGGGCCATCGCCCGGGCGCGCGAGCTCGCGGCGGACATCCCGGGGGCGCTCATCCTCAGCCAGTTCGACAACCCCGACAACCCGCGCGTCCACGCGGAGACGACCGCGCGGGAGATCCTGCACGCGATGGCCGGCCTCGACGCGCCGGGGCGGCCCGGTCCCCGGCAGTCGCTGACGATCGACGCGTTCGTCGCCGGCGTGGGGACGGGCGGGTCGGTGAGCGGTGTCGGGCGCGTGCTCAAGCGGCTCCGCCGGGCGACGCGCGTCATCGCGGTCGAGCCCGAGTCGTGCGCGACGATCTCGCGCGGCGAGCGCGGGCCCACCAAGATCCAGGGGCTCGCCGCCGGGTTCGTCCCCGAGAACTACGATCCGAGCGTGGTGGACGAGGTGCGGACGGTCAGCGATCGCGCCGCGTACGACACGAAGGCGGCGCTGGCCCGTCAGGAGGGGCTGCTCGTCGGCATCAGCGCTGGCGCCGCGGTGCGCGTCGCGCTCGACGTCGCCCGCGAGCTCGGCCCCGACGCCAACGTGGTGACCGTCCTCTGCGACACAGGCGAGCGCTACTTCAGCCTGGACGAGTATTTCCGATGA
- a CDS encoding acyl-CoA dehydrogenase family protein: MAFYQDPPTLGNQYDDDRVLRSYLARALPREVAASITPSLREMGELAGGRLYQLQLADRANEPKLTSWDAWGRRVDQVEVTQLWKEAARIACERGVVATAYERAHGAFSRVHQFALAYLFDASSDVYTCPLAMTDGAARTLLASGNHALIDRAVPRLTSRDPAAAWTSGQWMTERTGGSDVGRSETAARLGPDGAYRLHGTKWFASSTTSEMALTLARPEGNPEGSRGLALFYVELAGEAGRREGVLINRLKDKLGTRKVPTAELTLDGVLATPVAGLSNGVRAIAPMLNVTRTWNAIGAIAGMRRGLALARSYAQSRVQFGTTLAEKPLHMDTLAELQAEFEGAFHLTFRAIELLGREETGSLTDSEAKLLRLIIPLAKLTTAKQAVSVLSEVLEAFGGAGYVEDTGLPRLLRDAQVLTIWEGTTNVLALDALRVILKDGSLDILAAEVARLLTGVVEPKLAEAETSASRAVSHARAWIKEMASADRPGLEAGARRVAITLGRALQLALLVRHAAWAIDRERSRTALAAAVQFERNGVDCIRDHDRDTIEALAETRQRPDT; this comes from the coding sequence GTGGCTTTCTATCAAGACCCCCCCACACTCGGGAACCAGTACGACGACGACCGCGTGCTGCGGTCCTATCTCGCGCGGGCCCTGCCGCGCGAGGTGGCCGCGTCGATAACGCCTTCGCTGCGGGAGATGGGCGAGCTCGCCGGCGGCCGCCTGTACCAGCTGCAGCTCGCCGATCGCGCGAACGAGCCGAAGCTCACGTCGTGGGACGCCTGGGGAAGGCGCGTCGACCAGGTCGAGGTGACCCAGCTCTGGAAGGAGGCGGCCCGGATCGCGTGCGAGCGGGGGGTCGTCGCGACGGCCTACGAGCGGGCGCACGGCGCGTTCTCGCGCGTCCATCAGTTCGCACTGGCGTACCTCTTCGACGCGTCGAGCGACGTGTACACGTGCCCGCTCGCGATGACCGACGGCGCCGCGCGGACGCTCCTCGCGAGCGGCAACCACGCGCTCATCGACCGCGCCGTGCCCCGGCTGACGAGCCGCGACCCTGCCGCCGCGTGGACCTCGGGCCAGTGGATGACCGAGCGCACCGGCGGCTCGGACGTGGGGCGGAGCGAGACCGCGGCGCGCCTCGGCCCCGACGGGGCCTACCGGCTCCACGGGACGAAGTGGTTCGCCTCGTCCACCACGTCGGAGATGGCGCTCACGCTCGCGCGCCCCGAGGGCAACCCCGAGGGCAGCCGCGGCCTCGCGCTCTTCTACGTGGAGCTCGCGGGCGAGGCGGGCCGCCGCGAGGGCGTGCTGATCAACCGGCTGAAGGACAAGCTCGGGACGCGCAAGGTGCCGACCGCCGAGCTCACGCTCGACGGGGTCCTCGCCACGCCGGTGGCGGGCCTCTCGAACGGCGTCCGAGCGATCGCGCCGATGCTCAACGTGACGCGCACATGGAACGCGATCGGCGCCATCGCCGGGATGCGCCGGGGGCTCGCGCTGGCGCGCTCGTACGCCCAGAGCCGAGTCCAGTTCGGCACGACGCTGGCGGAGAAGCCGCTGCACATGGACACGCTCGCCGAGCTCCAGGCCGAGTTCGAGGGCGCCTTCCACCTGACCTTCCGCGCGATCGAGCTGCTCGGGCGCGAGGAGACGGGCTCGCTCACCGACTCGGAGGCCAAGCTGCTGCGGCTGATCATCCCGCTCGCGAAGCTCACGACCGCCAAGCAGGCGGTGTCGGTGCTGAGCGAGGTGCTCGAGGCGTTCGGCGGGGCCGGCTACGTCGAGGACACGGGCCTGCCGCGCCTGCTCCGGGACGCGCAGGTCCTCACGATCTGGGAGGGCACGACGAACGTGCTCGCCCTCGACGCGCTGCGGGTGATCCTGAAGGACGGCTCGCTCGACATCCTCGCGGCCGAGGTGGCGCGCCTCCTGACCGGCGTGGTCGAGCCGAAGCTCGCCGAGGCGGAGACGTCCGCGTCGCGCGCGGTGTCGCACGCCCGCGCGTGGATCAAGGAGATGGCCTCCGCCGACCGCCCCGGCCTCGAGGCGGGCGCCCGCCGGGTCGCGATCACGCTGGGCCGGGCGCTGCAGCTCGCCCTGCTCGTGCGACACGCCGCGTGGGCCATCGACCGCGAGCGCAGCCGGACCGCGCTGGCCGCCGCCGTCCAATTCGAGCGCAACGGCGTCGACTGCATCCGGGACCACGATCGCGACACGATCGAGGCCCTCGCCGAGACGCGACAGCGACCCGACACCTGA
- a CDS encoding MoaD/ThiS family protein, with protein sequence MADTATVRIPTPLRTLTGGQDEVKAAGGTVGELIENLEKSYPGIRDRLLDEKGVRRFVNIFVGDEDIRFLDGLKTPVKGGDQVAIVPAIAGG encoded by the coding sequence ATGGCTGACACCGCGACCGTCCGCATCCCGACCCCCCTCCGCACGCTCACCGGGGGGCAGGACGAGGTCAAAGCCGCCGGCGGCACCGTCGGCGAGCTGATCGAGAACCTCGAGAAGAGCTACCCTGGCATCCGCGACCGACTCCTCGACGAGAAGGGCGTGCGGCGCTTCGTGAACATCTTCGTGGGCGACGAGGACATCCGCTTCCTCGACGGGCTGAAGACGCCCGTGAAGGGCGGCGACCAGGTGGCAATCGTCCCCGCGATCGCCGGGGGCTGA
- a CDS encoding HPr family phosphocarrier protein, translated as MTTEAVTRRFTIINVRGLHARAATKLVQLAGRYDCEISLTGPDGQSANAKSVMGVLLLCGSMGTQIEVSATGDQAADAVSAIGELIAARFGEHE; from the coding sequence GTGACGACGGAGGCGGTAACGAGGCGGTTCACCATCATCAATGTGCGCGGGCTCCACGCGCGCGCCGCGACGAAGCTCGTGCAGCTCGCGGGGCGTTACGACTGCGAGATCTCGCTGACCGGGCCGGACGGGCAGTCGGCCAACGCGAAGAGCGTGATGGGCGTGCTGCTGCTCTGCGGCTCGATGGGCACGCAGATCGAGGTGAGCGCGACGGGCGATCAGGCCGCCGACGCCGTCTCCGCCATCGGCGAGCTGATCGCCGCGCGCTTCGGAGAGCACGAGTGA
- the ptsP gene encoding phosphoenolpyruvate--protein phosphotransferase: MTRGPSALSSDAPDEHPAPADAVRSDSAAPGARVDSMPPGARTETLRGIAGSPGVAIGAAVVMGGHRTNHPRRRVGSSEITAELERFEAAVERAQDELRDMAKRVGDHRAEASILEAYLLMLGDEALADAVKRQVTEERRCAEWAVAAACEAIAGRFAALDDPYLRERSHDVMFVGERLLRAFSLPPQEPPSSRDTSPLSTRSLIELQNSIAMPATFGAALPRFSGPTILIAHDLSPADTAAMVDEPVVGFVTEVGTRTSHTSIMARALEIPAVVGVSDVLQRVITGDVVVIDGLRGTVVVRPGPAELADARARAERYVALGKELSESRHRAAQSKDGVKVSLRANVELPAEAILARDQGADGIGLYRTEFLYIDRSSPPSEDQQFEIFRAVVEALRPKPVTLRTFDIGGDKFVSTFQVPPEMNPMLGLRAVRLALSRPDVFLEHLRAMVRASAYGDVRIMIPMVAGLGELRQVRALLHRAQEQVRARGQACADEIPLGVMIEVPSAAIMVDHFAREAAFLSLGTNDLIQYALAVDRTSRSLAYLASPFDPSILRLITKVIQAGQDFGRPVSLCGAMASDPLAALLLLGLGLRDFSMEAAAIPEIKETLRRITVAEAEAVAAEALACATAEEVECCVAAAFAPDLYDLLTGERATR; encoded by the coding sequence GTGACGCGCGGCCCGAGCGCGCTCTCGTCGGACGCCCCGGACGAGCACCCCGCCCCGGCGGACGCCGTCCGGAGCGACTCGGCGGCGCCCGGCGCCCGGGTCGACTCGATGCCGCCCGGCGCCCGGACGGAGACGCTGCGGGGCATCGCCGGGTCGCCCGGCGTCGCCATCGGCGCGGCCGTCGTGATGGGCGGGCACCGGACGAACCACCCGCGCCGCCGCGTCGGCTCCAGCGAGATCACGGCGGAGCTCGAGCGCTTCGAGGCCGCGGTCGAGCGCGCGCAGGACGAGCTGCGCGACATGGCGAAGCGCGTCGGCGATCACCGCGCCGAGGCGTCGATCCTCGAAGCCTACCTGCTGATGCTCGGCGACGAGGCGCTCGCCGACGCCGTGAAGCGCCAGGTCACCGAGGAGCGCCGCTGCGCCGAGTGGGCGGTGGCGGCCGCGTGCGAGGCGATCGCGGGCCGCTTCGCCGCGCTCGACGACCCGTACCTGCGCGAGCGCAGCCACGACGTCATGTTCGTCGGCGAGCGCCTCCTGCGCGCCTTCAGCCTCCCGCCCCAGGAGCCGCCGTCCTCGCGCGACACCTCGCCGCTCTCCACGCGCAGCCTGATCGAGCTGCAGAACTCGATCGCCATGCCGGCGACGTTCGGCGCGGCGCTCCCGCGCTTCTCCGGGCCGACGATCCTGATCGCGCACGACCTGTCGCCGGCCGACACCGCGGCGATGGTCGACGAGCCGGTCGTCGGCTTCGTCACCGAGGTCGGCACCCGCACGAGCCACACCTCGATCATGGCGCGCGCGCTGGAGATCCCGGCCGTTGTCGGCGTCAGCGACGTGCTGCAGCGCGTGATCACGGGCGACGTCGTGGTGATCGACGGGCTGCGCGGCACGGTCGTCGTTCGCCCCGGCCCCGCCGAGCTCGCGGACGCGCGCGCCCGCGCCGAACGCTACGTCGCGCTCGGCAAGGAGCTCTCGGAGTCCAGGCACCGGGCCGCCCAGTCGAAGGACGGCGTCAAGGTGTCGCTCCGGGCGAACGTCGAGCTCCCTGCCGAGGCGATCCTCGCGCGCGACCAGGGCGCCGACGGCATCGGCCTCTACCGGACCGAGTTCCTCTACATCGACCGCTCGTCCCCGCCCTCGGAGGACCAGCAGTTCGAGATCTTCCGCGCCGTCGTCGAGGCGCTCCGCCCGAAGCCGGTCACGCTGCGCACCTTCGACATCGGCGGCGACAAGTTCGTCTCCACGTTCCAGGTGCCGCCCGAGATGAACCCGATGCTCGGCCTCCGCGCGGTCCGGCTCGCGCTCTCGCGCCCCGACGTCTTCCTCGAGCACCTCCGCGCCATGGTGCGCGCCTCCGCCTACGGCGACGTGCGGATCATGATCCCCATGGTCGCGGGCCTCGGCGAGCTCCGGCAGGTGCGCGCGCTGCTGCACCGCGCGCAGGAGCAGGTGCGCGCCCGAGGCCAGGCGTGCGCCGACGAGATCCCGCTCGGCGTGATGATCGAGGTGCCCTCGGCGGCGATCATGGTCGACCATTTCGCGCGCGAGGCCGCGTTCCTGAGCCTCGGGACGAACGATCTGATCCAGTACGCGCTCGCGGTCGACCGGACCAGCCGCTCGCTCGCCTACCTGGCCTCGCCCTTCGATCCGTCGATCCTTCGGCTGATCACGAAGGTGATCCAGGCAGGCCAGGACTTCGGCAGGCCGGTCTCCCTCTGCGGCGCGATGGCGAGCGATCCGCTCGCCGCCCTGCTGCTGCTCGGCCTCGGCCTCCGCGACTTCTCGATGGAGGCGGCGGCGATCCCGGAGATCAAGGAGACGCTCCGGCGCATCACGGTCGCCGAGGCCGAGGCGGTCGCGGCGGAGGCGCTCGCCTGCGCGACGGCGGAGGAGGTCGAGTGCTGCGTCGCCGCCGCGTTCGCGCCGGACCTCTACGACCTGCTCACGGGAGAGCGCGCCACGCGGTGA